The genomic stretch ACACCCcggcagggagggcagaggggctgtCATACCTCCCAACCCACCTGGGAGAGGGTCcctacccctccccacccacccacccttcACCCACCTTGCTCCAGGCTGAGTAGGGACTGACTGGGATCCGTGGCAGGGGATGAGGGgggagatgatggtggtggtggcacTGTGGTGGCAGGGTCAGCTGCCCTGTCCTCCTCCCCGGAAGCTGCCCCCTGGGACGGGGTCTTCCCAGGGCTGATCCCGCCCGCACTCTCCTCAGGGCACAGGAAAACGTCGATGGGGCCTTGTTTGCTCTTAAGGGAGATCTGAAAGGTCTGGGTGGAGGCAGCAGGCAGGGTAAACTGAGGCTCTGCTGACCACTATCCCAACCCAACCTGTCCTGGTTGGGTCTAGAGTCCCAGCTCTCACCTCTGAGGAGTCCACGGCTTGAAGCTGGGTCTCGGGAGGGGCCTTGATCACCATGACCATCTGCTCTGCAGGGTCGGCGATGCTACGAAGGTCCTGGCAGGTCACGTAGGCCAGGGTTGGTGGAGTCAAGGACCACATGACCTTTGTCTTTTGGGGACCACCCACCCAGACAGCTCGTAAGGCAGAGCCCACACCTGCCTAGTCACTCTTGTCCTCTCcatctcccaccccagggcctggcacatagttggtGTTCAAGCCTGTCTCCTGCCCCTGAACCTCAATTTCCATATCTGTACAATGAGACCACCCTCTACCCATCTAATCACAAGGTAATGATGGCTACCTGCAataatttcatgtaaattacttaACTTCAGTCTTGGTACTGAGAATTTATTCTGACTCATGACCTTGGTGTTAATTAGTGGTTATCtccaaaatgtataaacataATTTGggtattcacttaaaaaaaagcttattttaaaataaagtttctatttttataaataaaagacaaataaaaactttTGTCTCTAACCTTGAAGCTACAACCATGTACTGAATCACtgtattaaataaatgttatttctgGTACTAGCTTTTCTTATTTCAATCTGTACAATTTCAAAATAGGACTATtttctccttttacagatgaagctgaagttcagagaggttaagtaacttgtcacaCAGTGAGTAAATGCTGAGCCAGGACTTGCATCCAAAGTCAGAACCCTCTCCTGAATCCAAGCCCTCGGGGAACCTCTCTATTCCCGCTTGAATGGGGCCATAGCCGCCCTCCAGGCAATTCAAGGATATCGCTGGCTGTCAGCATCCTCGGAAAGCAGACGCAGCTGTGTGGTGCAGATATGGATCAGGTGGTCCAGCTGCCGCTCGCTCTCCTGCAGTTGCCGGAGGTCCTGGGTCAGTCCTTCAAGCCGCCCACCAATCCCCACTGCTGCGTGGCTGCCTCTGCAGGGAGGCAAAGGGAGGGTTAGCAGCTCGCAGGCCTTCTGCCCAGGAGCTCTGACCCTCAGCAACCAGTCTGCTGCTGCCTCTGTTCTGTGAGACCCAGGTGAGCCCTTGCTCCTCTTTGGGCCTGGCTCCTCAGCTGGGAAACAGCAAAGGGCTGAAGCTGGGCTCCGAGGCAGAATGGCTAGGTTCAAAGTCGGGCCTGAATGTTTGTGAACACCCACGCATTCCTCATGAGGGGCTGGATAACTAAATGATGGCACAGACATGCCATGGAACACTATGCAGCTGTTTAAAAAGATGAGGCATTAGAGGCAAACACAGAAGCATTTCTAAGACATGTCGAGTGGAAAAAAGAGATGCAGAATGGATTATTTAcgaaaaatgaaaaggcaaatgtgtcagagagagagagtaagATGACCAGAGAAAGaggtgagaagagaaaaaaacaagaattaaCAAGAATAAGACAGCTATGTTAGACAATCTCATCAATGGTAATGGAAACCAGGACAGCGGTCACCTGGTGGAATGAGGTGGAGAACGTCTGGGGAGGGGCACAAGGGAGCTTTCTGGGGTGTTGTAAATGTCCATTATGCTAATTCACATGGTGGTTACCCAGGTGAAAACATATGTAAAGTCACACTGAGCTGGATACGTAAGATATGTGTTCCTTCCTGCACCTGTCACCTCAGGGAAGCCTCAGTTTGGAGCTATAGGATGAGGATGCAGGCAGTCACAGTGGGTACTGCCATCAGCTTCTCCAGACTGGCCCAGACCCAGACCTCTGCCCACCCCGTTAAGCTGGTACCTACAGCCACTGGATGTGATTCTTGGACTTCTTGGCAATGAGCTGGATGCCCTCGAGGACGTTGGTGATGTCGTAGATGCGCCGTTTCTGCACTTTCAGCACCTCCGCTGCCCAGTTCAGGTCGACAACACCATCAGCCGAGCGGCTCAGCAACTCCAGGAAGCGTTTGGTGGTCAGATTCAGCGATGTCTCATAGCGTGACTTCTCCCCTGGCGATTTCACACCTGGGGAGCCAAGCAGGGCACGGTCCCTCAGCACCACCCCCAGCCAGACTGGCCTCCCTggcaaggcagggaaggaggatgggggtggggggcaggtggcTCCTTCCCCTTGGTGAGGCCAAGCAGGGAGGCCCTGTGGCTGCTGTCTGCCAACCACAGCAATCCTCTTTCGGCCGGGcaactccccaccccccagggctTGGGGAAGCCATGCCAGGCGGCCACTCCAGCTGCCCCTTGGGGCCCCCAGAGGACTGGCTCAGGCCCAGGGCTGACAGACCAGAGCTTAGTTTGCAAGCATGTTCATCTGTCCACACCCGCAACCTGGGCCCAGTCAGGGGGCCTGCCCTAGCCCAAGCTCTGGGGGTACCTTTTCCTGGGTGGCGGCCTCTGCCCCGAGCTGGCCCGCTGCTCTCAGCCAGGTACTGATGGTCAGTTTCCAGGTCCAGCCTCCGCTTCACCTACAGCAACAACCATGAGGGATGTCCAGTAACCAGGAGAGTGGGGCCACAAGAGACCTGGCTGAGGGCTTGGTGCTACTGAGCTGCCCTCTGCTTCAGTTTCTGTACCAAGATGCCTAAGTGGTGAATCCTACCCCACTCAACTGGAAGGCAGAAAACCTGAGTTCAAACCTTAGTTCCACCACTAGCTCCGTGGGGGCCTGTGATAGTTTGCAAATTTTTGATGCTCCTCCTTCCAAAAGATGGAGCCTAATTCTCCTCCCCTCAAGTACAGGCCAGATCTGGTAACTCGCTTCTATGAACAGAAGGTGGCAGAAGTGATGGTGTGCCACTTCTGAGACTGGGTCATACAGGCCCTGGAACTTCCTCCTTGCTCTCTTCATTGGGTCACTCACTCTGAGGGGGAGCCAGCTCCCACATCATGCAGGCACTCACACAGCCCTAAGGACAGACCCAAGTGGCAAGGATCTGAAGCCTCTCCCAACAGCAACACAGGTAAAGTTAGAAGTAAAGTCTCCAACCCTAGTCAGGCTTCTGATGACTGCAACCAGGGCAGCAGCAACTTCAgaagagaccctgagccagaagcCCCTAGCTCAGTCTTCTCTGAATTCCTGGGCCTCAGAAACTGTatagtaataaatatttaagtcATTAGAGTACAGGTCCCTGAGGCAAGTCACAGTCTCTCTCTGGTTTCTGACTGTGTGAATATGGCAGCACAAtaatagctccattttacagatacaaTTGAAGCCCAGAGATGCTCAAGGTGATACaggcaggaagtggcagagccaggatttctgCCTGGACGCCCTCTGGTTTAGTTACACTGCTCCAGGATGGAGGTCTCACAGGCATCCTGACCAAAACCAGCCTCCCCCTCCAGAGGGTTTCCTGAGCTAGGACCCCTTTCAGCTCCACCCACTGTCCTCATCACAGCAAAAAAACGCTGTCACCACAACCACCAGCACCTCCCACCTGGACCACTCAGCTGTCTTCCTActagcctccctgcctccatctgtctcccttcaCCTTAGTATCCTCATCTGCCACCACTTCTCCACATGAACTTCTGTTGAGACATGTTTATTCACACACCTGTGCTTGTAAACCTTAGCCCATGCTGATTTCCTGCCCGGATTGcctgcacctccctccctccaaatTCACATCAATGCTTCCACCTTGGTGGGCAGGCACCTTAGCCATCACTTAAGTCTTTCAGATCCTGCAGTAGAAACTGAGTCTCCTCTCCCTCATAACCGCCTCAAATCCAACCTTTCATGGTCTCTCGCTACAAATTTCTGCAGATgtgtctgtctcactcagaagccAGGGAGCCCCTTGGAGGCGGGCACTGGGTCTAAATAATCTCTGTACGCACGGCCTGGCATGGGGCCTTGGCatgaaatgtttgctgaatgaagcACCCCATGTGCTGATGGACCAGACACTCTCTCTCAGACCCACATTGTGGATCCCCTCAGGCATCCATGGACAGCAGAGCTGACATGTACTGATTGCTTCCTGTGTCCTGAGCACTGCTAGGTAACTGCTTCACCTGCATGCAATCATCAAACCTTCCAGCCACCTTGCAGCAGGTGCTACAATGTCTTCCACTTCCTGAGGTACTGCCCCTTGCAGAGGTTACACAGtaggaggcagagccaggacttgaaccttAGTAGGCTGGGCAGAGCCCCCAGTTCAGACCTACCACAGGTCCTTCCTCTCTAGAGCCTAGTCTAGAAGCCAGGTCCCCACAAGCCCACCAGAATGCACCTGCACTCCAAGCTTGCCCCTAGGGCCTGAGCCCTAGCATGCTCCTGCCAACTGCAcccctttccttcttcctgttcCCCATACCAGTGATCACCCTGAAGGCAGGTAAATACTACACCCTAAACCAAGGGCTTGAGCAGTGGGATGCCCATTTCTGCCACTGATTTCTAGAAATGCAGGCACTGGGACCCCAAAAGGCAAGGATGAAGACACACAGAATACtggtgaaaaaaatctgcatgacTCAAACACCTATCCAAGGGAGGGGCGGCAAAAACTGGTTCACCCAGCCCCTGGAATACCACGCTGCTGTCAAGAAGGACTGGGGCAGGTTGATACAGAATCCTCTCAAAGGCATGTAGACAAGAAAAACATTATAGAGCAGTGCATTTATGTCATCTCCTTTTGGGATTAAAAAGCTCATGAAACCATTTTTCTCTGGTTCAGTTTCTATCATTATAGAATCCATTTCAGGGGTAACCCCTGTATGGGGAGAGGACATCATTGCCTTATCTCTAAAGTGTGGATGGTGCACTGTGTGAACACAGAAATAGGGGAaaaacttccatttttaaaactttacaaaAAGAAAGATGTCAtaaccaccttaaaaaaaaaaaacatgggatcaagaaaagaaaaaaggaaaaatagggcTGGAATCTTGTCCCCCTCATCTTTCTAATCTCTTAACTCTTTTTTCTATAGTAAATGTgtactatttttagtttgttttgtaaCAGCCATGACAACAGGTGGAGGTAGACAGGAAGGGCTGGGGGGAATGGCTGAACTGCACAGAGCCTTGTACTCAGGAGGTGCTCAATGAATGGTCACCTGTGCAGAAGCTGAGCCTGTAGCTTGTTTCAAGGACTGCCCCAAACAAATGCCAGTGCAGAGGGTCATTGGAGGCCACAGCTCTATGGCCAGCGGCTTCCCAAAGATAAAATTTAGTGGGTGCTGGAGGGCAAAAGCTGGGCCCATGTTTCTGGACTTCAAGTCCAGAACAGCACCAGACCCCACCCCTGCTCACAGCAGAAAATGCTTACTAGCCCTTAGGTACTGTGAGGGCAGAGGCACCCTACCTGCCTCATGAGTGCTCCCTAACTCAcaactgttgaatgaatggaaTGCTTAGACTGCCCTTGACACCAGTGGGGGTGGAGCAGAGGGCATATGTCCTCAGCCCAGTCCCTAGAAGTCcctgagcctgagtcagttcccGGAGGGCAGGActcacagccctgagcctgagtAGTTGTCAATCAGCTAAATGGAGGCTACCTGTCCAGGCCCCAAGCTGGTACCCACAGGGACAGGTCACAGGGGTATAGCAGACAAGCTAGGTGACCCACCCCGGTACCAACTTCTTCTCTTTCACTCATTAGGAGGAAGAGACCTTGGGCTTTCTTCAGCCTCTATTAGCATCTCCAGGAAGCAAGGCATCCCAGCAGTTAACCATTCAGGAAATCTGGGCCGGTCCCACCACTCACTAGCTGAATTACTAGGGAAGGTTCTAATATCTCTAAGTCTCAGCTTCTCTACCTGTAAAAGGGGAAGGTTGTTGAGAGAGTTAATGAGTTAATTGGGgaaagtgcttggcacagagcctAACACACAAAACAGTCTCAAAACAATGGTGGctgctattgttattattagcATCTCGGTGATTCCGGAAGGAAGGCCGAACTGGGCAAGGGGCCAAGGGGGTTGGGGGACCCTTGCAGGGATGCCTCAAGGACCAGCTGCCACCCAGGCCCCCATCAGCAGTTGGGCAGCTTCTACCTCCttgccctgggccctgcctcaTCCCTCCCACTTGCTCCAAGCCCTGCACTGAGACCCCATCTTGCCTGGCCCGCCCCTGCCTGCCTATCCATGCATCATCTTCACCCACAGGCTGCGCCAGTCAAACTGGTCTCCACACCCTGTCCTGCAGCCCACAGGTCCAAGATccattccctcctccccctgTAATTCAGCTGCTTCTTCTGGGGCCCCCTAGTCTGAGCTGGTCTTGAGCCTCTTGCTGCTCACAGAGCACTTTATCAAGGCATCTCGCTGGGGCATTTACCCTCTCCTGCACTGGGGGCCTCCTCTCCAGCTCCCAGAGGCCCAGCCCACCCAGTATTTCCACTGGGGCCCAGGGGTCTGCCTGACTGATTAATGAGGTTCCATGGCAACCAGGGCCTAGGAGGGTAGAGGGTGGCAGATGGAAGGataggcagagggaggggatCAGCAGCTGGCCCAGTCACCCCGCCCCTGCAGAGGAGGCCTCCCAGCCTGGCGGCCTGTCCCTAAAGGCCTGGAGGGCCAAGCCTGCACCTGGCAGTCAAGCATCAAAGCAGGAAGGTCTCCTTAATAGCTCTTAAACGATCTAGTCCCAGGATGCCCCCCCTTGATCTCCCCAAAGCAGCCATGCCCACCACTCAGTCACAAGTTCTGGTCTGAAGCCAGCAGGCCTCAGTTCAAATCCCATTTGCAACCTTGTGACCAGGGGGCAAGTCACTTCCCGTCTCTGGTCACAGTTCAGATGGGCACAGTGACAACACCGAGCTCACAgcatggatgtgagttttggctGGCTTGAAGTCCGCCAGAGGCCTGGCATGCAGTCAGCGACAGCTGAATACACGTGGGCCATTATTATCATTGCGTCTGACCCTCGAGCAGCTCCAgcaaggaagctgaggcccagagcacAGTGGAGCAAACAAGGACTGGCCCGAGGTCACCCCGCACCGGGGCGGGGCCCGGACGCCTGAAGCAGGCTCGGCACCGCCCAGCCCGGGCGCCTCagcccacccacccccgcccccgctgcCTCTGGGCCAAACACCGCGCCCCACTCGGGCCGGCGCGGGGGTCCAGGCAGCGCACTCGGCCCAGTGTCCCTGGTGTCCGTACCGGCGGGCGGCCGAGCGCCGGGCGCGGCGCGCTGGGTGTGGGCCGGGGCGCCTGCGGCGTGGCGAAGAGCAGCAGGTCGGGGTCGCGGGGGCCGGCTGTGGGAGCGGCCGGGCCGGCGGGGGCCGGCGGGGCGCTGGCGTCCTGCGCCGTGGAGATGATGACGATCTGCGAGGAGTCGAGCAGCCGCAGCGCGCCGGCCCCGAGCAGGGCCTCCAGCGCCGGCGCGCATGGGCCGCCAGCGGGGGCCCCTGCCACGGCCATGGCGCTCACGGCCCGCGCGGCCCGGGtggcaggcggcggcggcggcgcgggcccATGGCGGCAGGCCGCGGCGAGGGCTCGATCCCGCTCCGGATCCCGCTCCGCCCCCGGCCGCGGCTGCCTGCAAAGTCCCGGCCACTTTTACGCGCCAAATCCTTTTTGCCGCGAAAGAGCCACGAGCCGCCGACCGCTACCACCATTGGCTGTTAGGGCTATGACGGCGGCGACGGCGACGGCGCCCATTGGCTGCAACACGCCGGGCCGGCGGCACAGGGCGGGACGGGGCGGCGGCGCGGGGCAGCACGGCCAATCGCCGGTTGGGGCGCGCGCAGGCTTTGTCCGGGGGGTGCCAGGCGCGTTCTCACTCTCCGCCCCCAGCGGGGACGGCCCCTGTCCGAGGTGTGGTGGCCCCACCCCTTCTCCGATGCACCCCATTCTGCTGATGCCTCTATGTGGAGACATTCAGGACAGAGTGTCCATTCTGCACATCTCACAGTCAGCAGACCCCACGTGACCCCAGAACCCCACCTGTGGCCCCAACACCCTCAGGCCAGATTTCTAGAAACTGCTCCCCATATTTCCTGGGTTCTCAGGCCCACCTGCAAAACCCCAGCCCTTCCTCAGTTTGCCCCACCGAGGCCATTTACTTTCAAATCCTGCACCCGCCCTATTCCTCTCGCACAGAGACCAAGTTCGAGGGAGCTGCCAGGAAATGCGGAGGGACATCCGACCCACTGTAGCTTGGGGCTTTTCTACAAGCCCTCTTGTAGCTGGAATCTCTTCAATAGCCAATGCACAGCTTCTGCTTGAACTGATTAATTCACtcgtttattcaacaaacattttgagAGCCCTCTCTCTGCCCCATTAATGACTCCTGGCCCTAAGGAGCTCACAGTTTATTGACAAGGGGAGGCGAGAAACAAGGAGGTAACAAATGTTTGCAAAATAATGAGGAATTTCCACTGTTAGAGTAATTCCACGTTAGATCTCACAAAGGGAGGAGCTGAGGGTGCTGAgcatgaaaatgcatttaatccGGAGGCCCTGGGACCTCTCCATCAGGCATTTCTCATTGCTCAGATCAGCTGATTTGAGCAATATTGTCCTCTCCTCCGTACCAGACTTTTTGCCAGCACTGAGGGCAGAGATGTGAAAGGCCTGATAATTTCTATGAACTTGCCTGCCATCTGGTGGGGATGACCCATCAAAAAAAGTAGCTAAAAGTCAATCAAAAATGAAATCCCTAGGCCCAGTACAAACATCCTTCTTCCAGGGAGCCCTCTGGTGTTGGAGTTACTCAGTTCCTCCATTGCACAACACTGCCTCTGTTCTAGCACTGACCCCTCCTTCaatttctttgtctgcctcctcTATGAAACTAGAAGCTCCAGTAGGGCCTCTTCCCAACACAGGCCTGGTCTAGAGCAGGTTGAGAAGAAACAGAGGCTGATGCTGGAGACTACTTGGAATGCAATAagaaggttctccaagaataGTCCTTAGGCTCCTGGTTTCAGAATCACTTAGGTACTTGTTAACTTTGGGTTAACCAGTTAACCCCCAGCCCTGCTAATTTAGAATTTAAGTGCACAGGAAGCCTCATTTTCACAAGCAATGCCCCAGTCTCATTCCAGGTGATTTTTACACATGTTCACATTTGAGAACAAATTGGTATAActgtataaacaaaatgtgtggTACAGCCTCAAATTACAGTCCCCTGAGGATACtgttcagcctcagttttctcatctgtaagatggacaCATTGCCCTGGCACCTTCCAGGGTTGCCATGTGGATGAAAAGCATAAGGGATCCGAAAGTGTTTTGTAAACTATGAGGTGGCTTAGGAATGCAGTAGGAGTTTCCTAAACAGCTTGTGAAATTACTCATGGCAAATTCTAGACCATTTAAGCACTAGAAGGAACCATGGAGACTAAGTAAGCCTCTTGCAGATGGGAAAATTGAGGCCCATCCAGGGGTGGAACTAGCTAATGATAGAATCTGGCCTACACTGGATTCCCAGCCCTAGGCTTGGCCTTTCCCCGAGATAGAGAAGCTACCATTAGAATGGTAGGTCTCATTCTAAATAAGCAAGCCTGATCCTGACAACAGGGTGAGAAAAACCAGCAACATTCCCACTTCagacagaatttccttccttcacACATTCCCAAAGGGTCTCAACAACAGTAACATTTACTTTGTAAAGCCCTCTCATACCCaacagtcattcaacaaacatttattgggtaCCTGTTATGTGCCAAAAACTGCACTGGTTGCTGGGGAAGGAAGACAGATATTATTATTGCCTCATTtatgatgaggaaactggggcccaaAGGGCATGAATTTACCTAGCAGATGAAAAGGCTATTGTTCAGGCTTGATGAGGCCAAAGCCAGGGGGTTTTCAAAGCTCTGCCATCCCCAAAGTATTCAAATACACAACCTCCCAGGTAGAAGCAGGTGCCCTCCTTCCCACAATCCCTCCTGGCCTGCtgctgcagaaaggagtgaagagCAGAATTCCCAGTGTGAAGTCAAGGAAGAGATAAGGGCCTTCTGTATCTATTAATACCCACTTGAAAGCAGCAAAGGCCTGACAGATAGGGCCTCTTGGCCCCAAGCCTGACAGATCCTGATAAGGCTTTTCTCAACATCAACATTTCTCAGGCTGGTAGGCTTCCAAAAAACCTACAACAGCCACTTCCATTGATAATCTCCTTTCAACCTGGTCATCCTGGAAGTGAAGCTTGTTTATCCACATGGTGCAAGAAGGAAGGAGGCTCAGAGATGGGCCCTTgcagctcaaggtcacacagcagaactAAACAGTtttccactgtaaaactgagGGCCTGACCTTCAGACTCACCGCCCTCAGTtttccactgtaaaactgagGGCCTGACCTTCAGACTCACCGCCCTCAGTAAATACCTCAAGAGCCAGGCTCAGGGCTGTCAAGATTATCATGTGTGGTTTCCAAAAGGTATTATGATGGGTAGTGGCTTAACTAACAGGTGCTCACCCCTATCACCACCTTCACCAACTCCTTACTCCAGGGGAGTCCAAAGAGGTAGAAGCACCCAGGCCCATGATCCTCTGCCTGAAGACAtctttctcttgattctttccaAGAGGCAAGACAGTAGAGGAATGATGGCCTGGGCTTCTAAATCTGGTGGATGTAAATGGGAATCTGAGTCtgcgtgaccttggacaagtcaatTCACTCTCTTACAGCCTCACTCATTCAATCCAtagatacttactgagcacccacTATGTGTCACTcattgtgctaggtgctggggagagAGCTGGAGGCAAAACAGACCCGTCTCTTATACTTGGAGCTCACAGTCCAGTGGGAGAGTCAGAATTATCTATGTATCTGCACAATATGCTCATTAAGAAGTTTGACAAGTGACACAAATAGTTCAAAGCTATTTATTCCACATATACCACCTTCCCTAAACACACATTCTTAGCTTAAAAAAGTCTCCTAACAGGAACATCCCATTATTATAAGGAATGTGTAATTGGGAGAAATGATTCTACGGTGACTTGCTTTAATTAAGGGGCACAGAGACATCTATTGTTGAGTTCTGGCAGAAGGAGGTAGGAGTTTTATGTCTGCACCATCACATTCATCTCGAATAATCCCTTGTCACTACACTGAATTGTTTGACTGACGGTTTACTGTCCCCAGAGATGTTCTATCACCATCCCAGTTCTGTCTGTGTCTGAACACAGGCCTCCAACCCATCAGAGAGGCCGTCCAACATAGGAGGGAGACTTGGGAGTCAGGCAGACCCCAACCATGTGGCTTGAGAACTTTGCTTGCCTCATCTGTAGAACAGGGGGCAAAGACTCCTTGTCAGAATAGATGTCAAggttaaatgagaaaacaagacAAGCAGAGTTTGAGAACTCGCCCACAGGTGTGATTTAATTTGCCCagagaatttttttcctgaattatgaattagtttaaattttttaaattgggaaaTGCTATACACAAACTCAAATATctggcttaaaaaaacaaaacaaaacagtaatttcTGGCAATACTAGGCAGGCCATCAGGGTGCTATCCCCCATTTAGCCAGAGCCTTGACCCTCTAGGCCAGCAGCGTCCCTGCCTGGCTTGCCTTGCTCAGTGACCTTACCTGCCCTGCCATCCCAGGTACTGGAGTTTGCAACCCCTGATGCCTGTGTCTGGTACAGAGTAAGCACCCAATAAACAGTAACCACTATTAGTGATATTATTACTGCCAAGGAACCAACCAGCACCAGCACAGCTCCCCTGCTTCACAGGTAACTAAAGAGAAGATGTTGACTTGGAAGAGTTGGGTAAGTGGATATTCATGGTGAAACAGGAGGCATGGAGCCTAGTGCCAACCAACAGCTGCCTGGCTGTATGGCCTTGGCCAAGTCCTTTGCCATCAGCCGGTCCATGTGTTCAGTCAGGGTGGGCCAGGGGGTCCAAAGTCCAATGGAAGTGGACAGGTCTTAGGTCCATAAGTAAACTTCCCTTCCCCCAAGCACCCATTATTCCATGAACTCATGCTCTGGGGACCCCTCTCCTCTCCAAGGCCCACCCAGTGCCACTTCCTTTCTCTGCATCACCCTAACCTCTGAGGATGGATTGTGCTTTTCCAAGGTGACAGGAGAAAACCAGAGTGGCTATGCCTGCCCTGACCAGGGCTGCAGTGAGGGGGTGGGAAGCCCTTAGAGTAGAGGGACtctattttttcatctgtaaaacggggtgataataataataatgattatcgTCTTTACCTGATAAGGTTGCTAGGACATTAAATGAGTTATTAAAGTGCTTAGCGCAGTAGCCGGCACATAGAGAGCCCTTAGTAAATGTCAGCTGTTACTAGGAATGAAGGTGGATCCTGGAGCAGCTTGCCCACATCTCCTCTCGATTttccaaaggagaaaagaaaaaaaactctttgttaggccacaaaacagaAGAGTTTTCAAGCCTCaatccctgccctgcctcccaaaCTCTTCTAGGCTCAGggacaaggagaaaaatacattTGGATGGCAATGAAGTGTGTACATGAGACCATCCCATATTCCACTGAtcctcagactttttttttcttctaacctCTCTGAAATTGAGGTGCATCATACCATCAATGGCATGTCCATTTTTAGTCAGTGGCTCTTTTCTTTCTTAGGGGTTCAAAATAATGTTGGGCCTCATCTTTGATGGCATCTTCATGAGACAAGGTACATGAAAAGCGCTGGGCTGGGTGCCTGCCCTGTCCCAGGTCCTCATTGTTCGGTCATCTCCAGCCTCCCCAGCACATTTGAAGTCCGCCGTGGTGGAGCAAGccgcttttctttctttttctcattttctcgcTGACACCTGCTGGCCTGCATTTGGTCCCCGGGTTGACAGGCACATGGCAAATGCGGTCAGGGAGGGGAGTAGGGAGGGCTCAGGGTGGGAAGAGAAAGgctttttataatatattaagatattcagggaggaggagccagagattctctctctctctctctctc from Vicugna pacos chromosome 19, VicPac4, whole genome shotgun sequence encodes the following:
- the E2F1 gene encoding transcription factor E2F1 isoform X1, translating into MAVAGAPAGGPCAPALEALLGAGALRLLDSSQIVIISTAQDASAPPAPAGPAAPTAGPRDPDLLLFATPQAPRPTPSAPRPALGRPPVKRRLDLETDHQYLAESSGPARGRGRHPGKGVKSPGEKSRYETSLNLTTKRFLELLSRSADGVVDLNWAAEVLKVQKRRIYDITNVLEGIQLIAKKSKNHIQWLGSHAAVGIGGRLEGLTQDLRQLQESERQLDHLIHICTTQLRLLSEDADSQRLAYVTCQDLRSIADPAEQMVMVIKAPPETQLQAVDSSETFQISLKSKQGPIDVFLCPEESAGGISPGKTPSQGAASGEEDRAADPATTVPPPPSSPPSSPATDPSQSLLSLEQEPLLSRMGGLRAPADEDRLSPLVAADSLLEHVREDFSGLLPEEFISLSPPHEALDYHFGLEEGEGIRDLFDCDFGDLTPLDF
- the E2F1 gene encoding transcription factor E2F1 isoform X2; the encoded protein is MAVAGAPAGGPCAPALEALLGAGALRLLDSSQIVIISTAQDASAPPAPAGPAAPTAGPRDPDLLLFATPQAPRPTPSAPRPALGRPPVKRRLDLETDHQYLAESSGPARGRGRHPGKGVKSPGEKSRYETSLNLTTKRFLELLSRSADGVVDLNWAAEVLKVQKRRIYDITNVLEGIQLIAKKSKNHIQWLGSHAAVGIGGRLEGLTQDLRQLQESERQLDHLIHICTTQLRLLSEDADSQRLAYVTCQDLRSIADPAEQMVMVIKAPPETQLQAVDSSENLCFPGWVACGPPRTRTACPRWWRPIRSWSMCGRTSPASSLRSSSAYPPPMRPSTTTLALKRARASETSSTVTLGTLLPWISDGA